A region of the Pseudomonadota bacterium genome:
TGGGTTCCTCGCGCCCTCTCCGGCATGCTGCTCACACATCGCGCCGTGTTCCACATCGACGCCCTCATCGAGAAGGGTCTCACGGTGCCGCACGAAGTCGATCAGACCCTCTGGTTCGCGCGCGCTCTCGGGTTCTCGGCTGAACCCGTGCCTTTGCGCGTGTATCCGGAACCGGCCCAGGCGCGCGCGATCTGGGCTGATCTTGGAGTCGAGCTCGCCGCCCTGACCGATGGCGCAGACTGGAACGCGGCCTCGCGCCGGGACAGCGCCTGGCTTGCCGTGCAGCTGTCACAGGCCTGGCTGCGACCACCGTGGAGCCTCGAGCACTTCACCGATCTTCTGAAGTCGCTGCGCGCCACCATCACCGACGCCAGAATCGTGGTGGTGTTCGGCCCAGGCGAGGCGGACGCGGGCCGTGAGCTCGCGACGGCCTCGCTTCCGGACGACGTCCATGTGCGCGGCAACCTCTCGTTCAGCCAGTGGGCCGGCCTCCTCGGCGGCGCTCGCATCGCCCTCTCCGGCGACACGGGCGCAGTGCATGTGGCCGCGGCCATGCGCACCCCGGTGGTGGCCGTCTATGAAGACGCGACCTATGACCTCTGCTCTCAGCAGTGGTCCCCCTGGATGGTGGCCCATCGAAAGGTTCGCAAGGGAGCCCCCCGCAACGACACCATCCCCCGCATCGTCGACGCTTGCGCTGATCTGTGGAAGCCGGGGCGCTGAGCGCCGCCGACCTCCAAGCCTACGAACAGGCGAACGCTCACGATCGGCGCGAACGGTGCAAGGCCTCCTGCACCTGTTCCCGCGGCAGCTGCTGCCACGTCGGGCCCAGCAGGTTGCGCAGCATCTTGATGGCTTCTTCGCGCGGCTGTCCGGTGCTCGCTTCGTACTGATGCCAGAAGGTCTGCCACCAGTCGGCCGGCTCGTGCTTCTCGCCGCGGTACTCGGTGGGCCTTCTCGTCTCAGGGCCAACGACGAGGCTGCCCACGTAGTCAGCCTTGTCATAGACCCGCGCGATCTGATCTGCGATGGCCTTCATATCGTCTGCGCTGGCGATGCCGTTCGATGTGGCCTTGTAGAACTGCACCGTCACCCGGATGGGGAAGTCAGGATCGCGTTCGACGGCGAGATTGTCGATCTCGGTGAACGGACCCTCGACCTTGCCGTGTCCGATGACTGCATTCTCCACGTCTGACCGGCGTTCCATCGAAGGCACGGCAGCGCCTTCGCAAGCAGAGGCGCAAGGCGCAGCAAAGAGCGCTCGCTGACGGCGCGCGACCTTGAGCGGCACCTGGATGAGCATCACCAGGTTCATCCCTTCCTCGCCCGCGGCGTGCGCAACGTGATGGCCGTTTCGCACAGAAGAGGGCTTGACGTCTGAGAGACGCTGGCCCGTGAGGCTGGCCCGCTCTCCGCCCTGATTGAAGAAGAGCCGCTGACCCCACGTGCGACCCGCCTCAAAGGCATCGCGCGTGTTGTCGATGATGGTGGCGCTCGTTCCCTCGCGCGTGGCGAGAATGGTGAGGACCGCGGGATTCTTCTCGTACGACTGGTAGT
Encoded here:
- a CDS encoding lipopolysaccharide heptosyltransferase family protein, with protein sequence MSFGESGLAVPPRGAGFPPWMDVRVESPLDVGTTRKVLIVRTDHVGDLVLSTPFFETVRRNLPRSRITALVTPYLRQVLERNPSVDQITVIDRNDRAQGRDAVIRGLRDEGYDLCIALSPTMNSYAIARTVRARNRAGYIYSRRWVPRALSGMLLTHRAVFHIDALIEKGLTVPHEVDQTLWFARALGFSAEPVPLRVYPEPAQARAIWADLGVELAALTDGADWNAASRRDSAWLAVQLSQAWLRPPWSLEHFTDLLKSLRATITDARIVVVFGPGEADAGRELATASLPDDVHVRGNLSFSQWAGLLGGARIALSGDTGAVHVAAAMRTPVVAVYEDATYDLCSQQWSPWMVAHRKVRKGAPRNDTIPRIVDACADLWKPGR